A window of Solanum stenotomum isolate F172 chromosome 9, ASM1918654v1, whole genome shotgun sequence genomic DNA:
TGCAGTTTTCATTCAATGTGATAGTGAAGCAAGTTCTTGGATTAACTCCAGATAATCCACAAAGTGCATtaattcttcaagattttcTTGCTTTTATGAGAGGATTAATTTCTTTACCACTATACATACCTGGAACTCCATATGCAAGAGCAGTGCAGGttcatttaattattaattacactacttaattatataataattatttaaagcatatatatataattgtttgtttttagATATGCTTTTGTTGCAAAAAGATTAATAAAGTTAGGCATGTGaaattcaactttattttttctttttctttacagGCTAGAAGTAGAATATCTTCAACTATCAAAGCAATTATagaggaaagaagaagaaaacatgtTGTTGATGGTGATAGTAAAAAGAATGATTTTCTAGAAATACTTCTTTGTGTTGATACCTTATCTGAAGAGGAAAAAGTTAGCTTTGTTCTTGATTCTTTACTTGGTGGTTATGAGACCACTTCTCTCCTAATGGCTATGGTTGTGTTTTTTATTGGTCAATCACAAACTGCTCTCGATCAACTTAAGGTAATATTTGTATTCGTTATGATCTTGATAAATTGaatttgttttgaaatatttgatattttagaaaaacaaatattaagTGTTGTGTACAGCGATGGAGTCAGAAATTTAGCGAAGAATATGCAAAATCACACTTGGCATGATTGTATACCTAAATTCCCTATAGTTTATGCATGTTCTCTTGAAATCAAAGACTATAAAAGAGTTACATAGAGTAGTATTATATtgtttttaataagaaaatagttataatcattatatttttgacgtgttttttttttttaagtttctaaactttattttattactaaCAAATGATGTAGGAAGAGCATGATAACATACGGAGCACGAAGGAAAAGGAGTTATTGAATTGGGAAGATTACCAAAAGATGGACTTCACTCAAAAGGTTGTGAGAATGCGCTGACTACAATCATTACGGAATATTATATTTCGTTCGTCTCAAATTATCTTCGTAATTCTTTTTCGcgtattctttaaaaaaatattatatttaggATAATAAGTATTTtgagataaataattttaaaaagagcgTCAAGTATTTTGAGAATAaggtaatatttttattattctctttatctCAAATTATCTATTGtcgtttataaaaataattatctatcGACACCTCAATTATTGAATGGTGacctataaatagaggagcaAATGTGATTTCTTGCCCTCTTataattttaatagaaaaaaaagcCCCTTTTCAAATAtcttatatgtaaaaataaagataagaaacaataattataatttgagcCAAGATGAATAATAAGTATattagtttttatttctttaatttgatttatattgtttttattaaatACAGGTAATAAATGAAGCTTTAAGATATGGGAATGTTGTCAAATTTGTGCACCGAAAGGCACTTAAAGATGTCAAATTTAAAGGTTTGTATGTGTGTTTGACCTGTAATGCtccaaaatattactatatttttttaaaataatgttcATATGTAATAATGCATGCATGAACTTTTTGCATTTTTTacgattaattaattaattttatttttctatgtttataataatgttttaaatattgTGAATTGTAGATTATGTGATTCCAGCGGGTTGGAAGGTCCTACCAGTATTCAGTGCTGTTCATTTGGACCCATCAGTTCATCCTAATGCACTCCACTTTAATCCTTGGAGATGGGAGGTAATTATATCTCtttgagtttaagttatatacgtcgtctctataaaaaaaattatttgaagtaATAAGTTACGTTTCTTTGTTAAACAACATCAtccatctttttttttggttttattacaaaacaataataacaagtgatcttagtaataaaaaaaaaacagcttgacacaaaaaaagaagaagttaacaACATCTTTTAACCTTTAGTTTTAGGAGTCAGAGATTATTTTCGATATAatctatcttttttatttaagataacaaattttatattttaagaagGCTTAGTTGTAGATATCATTTGAGTGATTtaatagaataaataattatttatattaacgatgtatatatatatattttattattttattatttgttaattgtttttttaattataattaaatgttTAGAGTGATGAGCAAATAAGCAAGAAGTTGACTCCTTTTGGGGGAGGATCAAGGTGTTGTCCTGGATTTGAACTTGCAAAGGTTGAAGTAGCCTTCTTCCTTCACCACCTTGTACAAAAATACAGGTAATTAAATCTTTTCTCTAGTGTTAACTGATACAGTTATGTATGTGAGATTATTTTAACAAGAATttcttatatataattaatagatgtcattctatatatataattagaggCAGCAAATGGATGAGTTGGATTGAATTTGGACTGTTAAAATGAGTTGAGTTAGACTGGTTGTTGTCTCGCCCAAAAATTATAAGTTGGTCTGAAATGGGCTAAAATGCGGGTCAAATTTCAACATGCACAATTCTTACTATTAAGTTTAattgctttatttatttttttaagaaaaataatatttagtatctaattaaattatattagatataacaaatcaaattaaaaaaatttgtgtttttgtaaatattttgtcaaatttttatTGATCAATTTTGGTTAGATATCAACCCAAACTTTGATGGATTGAGCTAATAAATAGACATGTCAATATTCAACCTGAACTTAAGGCAAGTTATGATTTCATGAGCTAGTTTTGTcacctttatatatataagagcAACTTTTACAAATAAcagatataaaaatcatatttgtatttataattatagtttgcataattgcgtttcatagcaaattttatgtttgctatggagcttttgatttgtataattcgctacaaacatccaattttatacaaattgttcagttttgtataaattcatttatacattgtaatttatataataagatttgtatttgtataattataagtgtatatgacaaaaatatatgtatttgtattcgTATATACACTNtctaattaaattatattagatataacaaatcaaattaaaaaaatttgtgtttttgtaaatattttgtcaaatttttatTGATCAATTTTGGTTAGATATCAACCCAAACTTTGATGGACTGAGCTAATAAATAGACATGTCAATATTCAACCTCAACTTAAGGCAAGTTATGATTTCATGAGCTAGTTTTGTcacctttatatatataagagcAACTTTtacaaataacaaatataaaaattatatttgtatgttataactttagtttgcataattgcgcttcatagcaaattttatgtttgctatggaacttttgatttgtataattctctacaaacatctaattttatacaaattgttcagttttgtataaattcatttatacattgtaatttgtataataagatctgtatttgtataattataaatgtatatgacaaaaatatatgtatttgtatttgtatatacacttttctctcgctttatacaaacacaaactcattttataccgaaatgtataaaatggctaattgtatataGAAAAtagctaattgtataccgaatcagatggcaaaaaaaagggattttgttgtgaattacaattaaaataaactatggctataggatttaatttaaattaataatttgctatttcatacaattttctctctaTATAATCACCTCGTACCCCGTATAAAAATCCTAAAGTTTCAACCGTGGAATTAGAAATTCTATGACTaactatttttcaattatagatTATAAAATAGCTATTTGTGATTTTGTTTCTCAATCTGACATATACATTAtggttttatttatatctttttattgtGCTAATATTATGGATACATGTTTTATATGTAGATGGGAGGTAGAAGAAGGAGAACAACCCATTGCTTATCCATATGTGGAGTTCAAAAATGGTTTAACAATCAGACTTCATCAAAATTCTACTTAGGCCTATGTATTAGCAACAAATTATGAAGAAAATTCCAACGCTATGTCATTAATTAGTATACTTAATTATGAACATCTCTTCCTTCACATATCTGTTTTCCCTAGTACAGAAAGAAAacatgatttccttttttttttcttttctttttctgtatttatacataatttcaAGGAGAAATGCTAGTAATTTATCTGCCGTCTAATTCTTCATTTCCTCTAGTTTATgttattttgaatattgaagATAAATAATAATGTCCAAGTATTAATCGAGTTAGATCCATGACTCATATCGTTGGTTTTTTCATCAACGTCAAGTTAATATTACGATAATAACTGAATGGACAGTTAATTATTTGTAATAGATTTAGTGAAATTCTTTATATTATAGTATATAGTTATTAGGTTCACGTGACTAGTAATCAACCCTCTAAGATATATCTCTTTAGTGTTAGTTGAAGCAAACAATGTGAAGTTTAAAGTTAACATATAGGGTGTGTTTAGTATGAAagctaaatattttttaaaattacgtaTAATCTGGATAAATACTAAATACGGTACTCAACTCTATACCCCAACTCGAATACCGACTTTCAACCTCATCCCTGATTTTAGATCTGACCTGGACATGAGATTCGAGACTTGGGATTCAACCTTGACCCAAGACCTGACTCCCAATTCCGACCCCTACTCGGTTATTGACAATCGAACCTGACTTGGGACTTGACTCAGACCAGAGACACCAACTCCTAACACCCGACTCCCGATTCCAACTCCGACTCTGACTCTTGACTCCCGACCCTCGACCCTGACACCGACTCGGAACCCAACCCTTATTACCCAAGGTCGGGGTCAGGAGTCATGCGTGCATCGCATTTATAAGTTGAGAAAACCGTAACAATGCTGACAATAAACAGCTATGAATTCATCACGTGTTGTTTCTCAAACGACATTTTCACAATTAATAATTGGTCATCTTCAAAACAGATTTgaattataaactaaaaatcaaaacataattGAATTGTAActaaaaattttcattaataaataaGAACTACAGAAttcctttttctctcttttttgtggaacaagagaaaaaataaatcagtCAATTAACTTACCAGTAACTAACTACTTCAAAACAATCTAAATTTTTTACCTAGGTACATTTTACTACAATTGGACTTCTAACGTAATGCTTATTATCAGACCAAATTAATTGTCCAAATACATAATCTTTTGGTGCCTTAGATCCTTTAACCTTCAATGTTAGCTTAAACGATTTCTCCTCATTAATATTCTTAAATTCCAGATTATTTGGCTCAACAACAGCAGAAATTCCAATGGGGTTGCGAATTCGCGCTTTATACGTACCTGGAGATCCAACATTCTTCAAAGTTCTAGTAATTGTGACAGAGCTATTGAGATTAGGCACTGTGATTGATGGTAAATTCATGTTGGTGAAATTAATCGGATCGGGGCATTTGAAAGGGCCTTGTGTGAATGTCTTGATTTGAGTTTCGTTGTAGCCTTGTGCACATAGAAAACTCAAATAATCATAGATTGTCAAGTCGTAGACCAAGCCAGGGTCCATTGCGCGGTTTGGCCTAACGTGCCCTGCTCCATAAGCAAATGGACTTGTTTTGATGTAACTAGCATTCAACATTGGCTCTACAGAATTGTCTCGTGTTCTTGCTGAATAACGAGAAAAACAACATGGTATTAGAACCAGAACCATGCTAATAGAAACACATTTGTAATTGAAAAAGGCTATTTGCTCTCACCAGTTGTCATTATTGCGGATTTGATAGCAGAAGGACTCCAAGTTGGATGAAGAGTTTTTAAAAGACCAACAATACCAGACACATGAGGGCATGACATAGAAGTGCCTGAAACAGAGTTAAATTTAACGCGACGTTTATCAAAAGCTTGTTCTGTAGGACCTTGAGCGCCAGTAAAGGCAGCGATTATGCTCACTCCTGGAGCAGTGATATCAGGCTGCAAACATAATACCAaataaaagactcaataaaTGATATTCATTCGAACAATATCAAGATGAACAATGTTTAGTTTATCGTAAAACCTTAAGAATCTGTGGTGTAACAGTGTTAGGCCCTATCGATGAAAATGCTGCCATGACCGGAGCAGGCTTTGTCCCCAATTGAGTTGTTGGATGTGTTATGGAAGCCGTAGGTGCCCTGCTTATAACAttttaacaagaaaatgaaacgACTTAGTTAGGTACAGTCTTTATACTGtcatgtatataagttaaatccaTCTATAAATTGTTATATACCTTGTTGAATTTACATAGGCGATTACATCAAGTCCATCAGTGTAACTAATTTGCGTAGCAGGTAAGACGTGAGGATCAGCAATAATTTCGTTGCCCGATGCATAATCGTTGGCTAGAACCATTGCAACTGCACCAGCCAAAGCAGCTTGTTGCCCCTTGTCAACTCTTGCATTTTCTCCTCTTAAGCAAACTAAAATAGTTCCCTTTACCTTCTTAGGATCCAATGCACCAGCTTTGCATAGTTGCCTGcataaaaaagatagaaataagtAAATGCTAACTAAACAAAATCTCGAAAATCTGTTTGTGTTGAGAACTAGGTGAGTAAGATTGTTATTCTTACGCGTCGTAGGTTGTAGCATGAGTAGCTTTTGCTGAAGCAGCAGTAATGATTGGGAATAACTTGCCTTTAGGCAATGCTTCAACTGATAAACTTTCTCCCTATCAAAATATCGTTTAATTAAAATCACTACAACGATATAAATCTTCTGAAGCAGAGCGAAAAATAGTACTAGCAAGGAGGTTCAACTCAACAATGAAGAATGTCACATTATACTATTCAAGGAAAAGAGTATTACTACCTTGTAACGCTTGTTGTTTCCGAGTGTTACATAGCTAGGGAACTGACGATCCATAGTGCTTGCCCCGACAGTAATGACCCAAGGTGCAACATTTGATACTGTACTAACAGCAGGACCAGAGTTACCAGCAGAGGTAACTACAACAATGCCATGCTTAACAGCATGAAATGAACCGATAGCAATGCTGTCATTGGCATAGGCTACTGCTTCTCCTCCTAGTGATACAGAAAGCACGTCTACGCCATCATGAATTGCCATATCAAATGCAGCCAAGATGTCTGCATCGAAACACTCATTGCCTGAAATTGGAGTCCAGCAAACTTTGTAAGCTGCTACTCTTGCTTTTGGTGATCCACCCTTTGCTGTCCCGTTTCCATATCCGAAAACATTTGATCCTTCAACAAAGTTTCCACCGGCTGTGGACAACGTGTGGGAACCATGGCCATCAGTGTCTCGCGGTGTATTGAAGGTTGAATTAAGCGATCCTGCTAGAGTAGCGTACCCTTTGTTGAAATACCTTGCTCCAATTAGCTTCCTTTAATGAAAATGTACATAACTTCAATATCAAAATCTTCATTCCAATACTAAAATGTTGAATTCATATCCTAAATAGATGCTTTGAAGTATGATTACTTTACTACTAGTTTAGCCAATTTTAAGATATTTATCACGGATTTGGTGACTTAGTTAACAGATCAACAATCACTTTAGAATTTACCTATCTTGTCCAAAAATTACAAGTTATTAAAGCAAATACAGAAAAGTGTATGCGTTCGGAAGATGAAAGTTGCGAGATGAGGATGGTGTGGTATATTTGTAGGCATACTAGGAGAGATAGAATTAGAAATGAAGGTAGGAGTGACCTTGGTAGCGGGCAAGATGCAAGGCTGAGATGA
This region includes:
- the LOC125876839 gene encoding subtilisin-like protease SBT5.3, encoding MKITMGENFASLCLLSILFMFLLSPTFAIKKSYVVYMGAHIHGKEVSSIDYDKVRDSHHEFLGSYLGGSNEKAKEAIFYSYTRHINGFSAMLEDEEAIEISKHPQVVSVFENRGRKLHTTRSWNFLGLEHNDGVIPSSSLWKKARFGEDSIIGNLDTGSWPEAESFSDEGYGPIPSKWRGICQSDFDPTFHCNRKLIGARYFNKGYATLAGSLNSTFNTPRDTDGHGSHTLSTAGGNFVEGSNVFGYGNGTAKGGSPKARVAAYKVCWTPISGNECFDADILAAFDMAIHDGVDVLSVSLGGEAVAYANDSIAIGSFHAVKHGIVVVTSAGNSGPAVSTVSNVAPWVITVGASTMDRQFPSYVTLGNNKRYKGESLSVEALPKGKLFPIITAASAKATHATTYDAQLCKAGALDPKKVKGTILVCLRGENARVDKGQQAALAGAVAMVLANDYASGNEIIADPHVLPATQISYTDGLDVIAYVNSTRAPTASITHPTTQLGTKPAPVMAAFSSIGPNTVTPQILKPDITAPGVSIIAAFTGAQGPTEQAFDKRRVKFNSVSGTSMSCPHVSGIVGLLKTLHPTWSPSAIKSAIMTTARTRDNSVEPMLNASYIKTSPFAYGAGHVRPNRAMDPGLVYDLTIYDYLSFLCAQGYNETQIKTFTQGPFKCPDPINFTNMNLPSITVPNLNSSVTITRTLKNVGSPGTYKARIRNPIGISAVVEPNNLEFKNINEEKSFKLTLKVKGSKAPKDYVFGQLIWSDNKHYVRSPIVVKCT
- the LOC125877193 gene encoding cytochrome P450 724B1-like yields the protein MGEEGSLLIIVITLVISFVIGITLNHFWPLFFNNYGTTLHVIPKGTFGWPLLGETLSFLKPHPSNSIGTFLQQHCSRYGKVFKSHLFFSPTVVSCDQDLNYFILQNEDKLFQCSYPKPIHGILGKVSLLVAVGDTHKRLRNVSLSLISTIKSKPEFINDVETLALQILQSWKDKDQVRYWEEARKFSFNVIVKQVLGLTPDNPQSALILQDFLAFMRGLISLPLYIPGTPYARAVQARSRISSTIKAIIEERRRKHVVDGDSKKNDFLEILLCVDTLSEEEKVSFVLDSLLGGYETTSLLMAMVVFFIGQSQTALDQLKEEHDNIRSTKEKELLNWEDYQKMDFTQKVINEALRYGNVVKFVHRKALKDVKFKDYVIPAGWKVLPVFSAVHLDPSVHPNALHFNPWRWESDEQISKKLTPFGGGSRCCPGFELAKVEVAFFLHHLVQKYRWEVEEGEQPIAYPYVEFKNGLTIRLHQNST